A stretch of Clostridia bacterium DNA encodes these proteins:
- a CDS encoding TIGR00159 family protein has product MFNSLLPEGILGWILLITDIAIVSYIFYKAILLVEGTRAVQLLKGLLILLVFASVSNVLGLTTINWLLGRLELAIAVALPVVFQPEIRRALAQLGKGRLFSRSFRMIGAEDMAEVINELVRAATDLSEQHTGALIVIERETGINDYIDTGIKIDGMVSSELLENIFVPNTPLHDGAVVIRGDRIIAASCFLPLSDSPYLSNNLGTRHRASLGISEVSDAVTIVVSEETGTISLSNSAKLTRYLDEDTLKKQLEDLLLSNNFQSGGFFSNRGGVNEK; this is encoded by the coding sequence ATGTTTAATTCACTTTTGCCGGAAGGTATACTCGGCTGGATTCTACTTATTACGGATATTGCTATCGTATCCTATATTTTTTACAAAGCGATCCTTCTAGTAGAAGGTACTAGAGCTGTGCAATTATTGAAGGGATTGTTGATTCTTTTGGTGTTTGCCAGTGTTTCTAACGTATTGGGGTTAACGACCATTAATTGGCTTTTAGGTCGTTTGGAACTTGCTATTGCAGTAGCGCTTCCCGTAGTTTTTCAACCAGAAATTCGTCGAGCACTAGCACAGCTAGGTAAGGGTCGACTTTTTTCGCGCTCTTTTCGGATGATAGGAGCTGAAGACATGGCCGAAGTGATTAATGAATTGGTTCGGGCTGCAACGGATCTTTCTGAACAACATACTGGCGCCTTGATTGTAATAGAGCGAGAAACTGGTATCAATGACTATATTGATACAGGCATCAAAATAGATGGAATGGTTTCTAGTGAACTGTTGGAAAATATTTTTGTACCCAACACCCCATTGCATGACGGTGCGGTTGTAATTCGTGGAGACCGCATTATTGCGGCATCTTGCTTTCTACCTTTGTCAGATAGCCCATATTTGAGCAATAACTTAGGGACTAGGCACCGAGCTAGTCTAGGTATTTCAGAGGTATCGGATGCGGTTACTATTGTGGTATCTGAGGAAACGGGTACGATCTCTCTGTCAAATAGTGCCAAATTGACGCGTTATTTAGATGAAGATACCTTGAAGAAACAACTGGAAGATTTGCTGTTAAGTAATAATTTCCAAAGTGGTGGTTTCTTCTCGAATCGAGGTGGCGTAAATGAAAAATAG
- a CDS encoding DUF881 domain-containing protein: MRIKNMLSFFLVTVLLGLTSVALYQANNPSTPPASENQQLIDIITQQELDIEKMEQKMDELRLSIDTELGQQTQGLSVISSLRNSLQSARYFSGLSERTGEGIVITLTDNVQGAEIAKAENPSQYRPDNYILHDKNLLYIVNDLKAANPDGIAINNQRLVSNTNIRCVGTVILVNDRRLAPPYQISVLGDKDKIMQAIFDSGEVEYLVSSGFSITYEESDEIVLPAFKGNLNLQYAKRYVEPVEEIPMENLQDTVGETSSDTEDLPDEDNTVYTDNSTGQTITPTVDELESEGEAEELVDDEANQSIRESNEEDVINNDVE, encoded by the coding sequence ATGAGAATAAAGAATATGTTGTCCTTCTTTTTGGTTACAGTCCTGTTGGGACTGACGTCAGTTGCCCTCTATCAGGCCAACAACCCGTCTACCCCTCCAGCATCGGAGAACCAACAATTGATTGATATCATCACACAACAAGAATTGGATATTGAAAAAATGGAGCAGAAAATGGACGAGCTTAGACTGTCCATTGACACAGAGCTTGGTCAACAGACGCAGGGTCTAAGCGTCATAAGCTCACTTCGCAATTCTTTGCAAAGTGCCCGCTATTTTTCAGGCCTCAGCGAACGTACTGGCGAGGGTATCGTCATCACTCTTACTGACAATGTTCAAGGGGCAGAAATCGCTAAGGCTGAAAACCCTAGTCAATACCGACCAGACAATTATATCCTCCACGACAAGAATTTGCTCTATATCGTGAATGATCTTAAAGCTGCAAATCCAGACGGGATTGCCATAAACAATCAGCGACTAGTAAGCAACACCAACATTCGCTGTGTGGGTACTGTTATTCTGGTGAATGACCGTAGATTAGCGCCTCCCTACCAAATTTCAGTTTTGGGAGACAAAGATAAAATTATGCAAGCAATTTTTGATTCTGGAGAAGTGGAATACTTGGTAAGTAGCGGCTTTTCTATTACCTATGAAGAGAGCGATGAAATCGTATTGCCAGCTTTCAAGGGAAATCTAAACCTGCAATATGCTAAACGATATGTGGAACCAGTGGAAGAAATTCCTATGGAAAATCTGCAAGATACTGTCGGTGAAACTAGTAGCGATACAGAAGACCTACCAGATGAGGATAATACCGTCTACACCGACAATAGCACCGGGCAAACAATCACACCAACAGTTGATGAACTAGAATCTGAAGGTGAAGCAGAAGAGCTAGTTGATGATGAGGCGAATCAAAGCATACGTGAGTCTAATGAAGAGGACGTGATCAACAATGACGTGGAATAA
- a CDS encoding DUF881 domain-containing protein produces MTWNKQYSWIGMLTVTLLLIGIILSSQSNSMEEYIATLESQKEPDLLALWHSNDQRLASLQGEYYLMQAEYDDMQSQTSQGKVSIGTILTEIDSIHVFNGDVETEGPGVEIVFTGEIPLVANEILDVVNELYNSGAEAVSINGKRLTSRTHLNQIATDFGYDIRLDKMLISYPLTIQAIGDSHGLYTGLTIIGGIVDKLNSYSIFPTISSRDNIVIDASMDKDNYPAYQPTSE; encoded by the coding sequence ATGACGTGGAATAAACAATACTCTTGGATTGGAATGCTAACGGTTACCTTGCTGTTGATTGGAATAATCTTATCTAGCCAAAGTAATTCAATGGAAGAATATATCGCTACGCTAGAATCTCAAAAAGAACCAGACTTGTTGGCCCTATGGCACAGCAACGACCAACGTTTGGCCTCTTTGCAAGGCGAATACTACTTGATGCAAGCAGAATATGATGATATGCAATCCCAAACTAGCCAAGGAAAAGTTTCCATTGGAACCATTCTAACAGAAATAGATAGCATCCATGTTTTTAATGGGGATGTGGAAACAGAAGGGCCAGGTGTGGAAATTGTCTTCACGGGCGAAATTCCATTGGTAGCCAATGAAATACTAGATGTGGTCAATGAGCTTTACAATTCCGGAGCAGAGGCTGTATCAATCAATGGCAAACGCCTAACCTCAAGGACCCATCTAAATCAAATTGCTACTGACTTTGGATATGATATTAGACTAGATAAAATGCTTATTAGTTATCCTTTGACCATTCAGGCTATAGGAGATAGTCATGGACTCTACACTGGACTTACCATCATCGGTGGTATCGTAGATAAATTGAATAGTTATTCCATCTTTCCTACCATTAGCTCAAGAGATAACATCGTAATCGATGCTTCCATGGACAAAGATAACTACCCAGCCTACCAACCAACTAGTGAATAA
- a CDS encoding flavodoxin family protein — translation MVKILGISSSPRKAGTDYAVKKALEGAADIGEVETKYISLRGKTIHPCIHCEKCMRTNTCVYDDDAQEIIQAMFEADGIIIGSPVYDMNYNAQLACLFNRFRSRSHDLHQDIRPFGSKVGGAIAVGGSRNGGQEITVSGILNFFLSQGMVVMGGEKWENAGSYVFSNDHKRWDENRDPEAIRSAFNLGNRIACLSRIIHENPTDIILK, via the coding sequence ATGGTAAAGATTTTAGGAATTAGCAGTAGCCCTAGAAAAGCTGGTACCGACTACGCTGTGAAGAAGGCGCTTGAGGGTGCGGCCGATATTGGGGAAGTAGAAACGAAATACATTTCACTTCGCGGAAAGACCATTCATCCTTGTATTCATTGCGAGAAGTGTATGAGGACGAATACTTGTGTTTATGATGACGATGCCCAAGAAATTATCCAGGCTATGTTTGAGGCTGATGGGATTATCATAGGATCCCCGGTTTATGATATGAATTACAATGCGCAACTTGCCTGCTTATTCAACCGCTTCCGTTCCCGATCCCATGATCTACACCAAGATATCCGGCCCTTCGGTTCAAAGGTGGGTGGAGCCATTGCTGTTGGAGGATCACGCAATGGTGGCCAGGAAATTACCGTATCCGGTATTCTGAATTTTTTCCTTAGCCAAGGTATGGTGGTAATGGGTGGAGAAAAATGGGAGAATGCTGGTAGCTATGTATTTTCCAATGACCATAAGCGCTGGGATGAGAACCGTGATCCAGAGGCGATTCGGTCAGCATTTAATCTTGGAAATAGGATTGCCTGTTTGTCTAGGATTATTCATGAGAATCCCACAGATATCATTTTGAAGTAA
- a CDS encoding ABC transporter permease, with translation MGELASVIFTAEFLGNSLRFATPLILAAMGGVVNERTGVLNLGIDGMMLIGAFAAFAGSYFTGNPWMGVLIAVISCMLLGLLHAFTTITLVMNQVVVAVAINTFSMGLASSLLRTLFGTSTNALRSPGFSEIGWPQALKDLPFFGPVFFQQTIFVYIAILSVPVIWWVFYKTTWGLKIRAVGEYPKAAETMGVNVAKVRYLALLFAGAMGGLSGAALSITGLNTFIDNMTAGRGFIAFACIIFGRFHPLGAGLGALMFGLAQGLQLRIQTVGIPVAYQIPIMFPYILTLVLLVVMGSGAVPAAWGVPYYPDEE, from the coding sequence ATGGGTGAGTTAGCTAGTGTAATTTTTACAGCTGAGTTCCTAGGAAACAGTCTGCGTTTTGCCACTCCTTTGATTTTGGCTGCTATGGGTGGTGTAGTAAACGAGCGTACTGGTGTTTTGAATCTTGGCATTGATGGTATGATGCTGATTGGTGCATTTGCAGCATTTGCTGGATCGTATTTTACAGGAAATCCATGGATGGGTGTACTAATTGCCGTTATTTCATGTATGCTTTTGGGCTTGTTGCATGCCTTTACTACCATTACCTTGGTAATGAACCAGGTAGTCGTTGCGGTTGCTATCAATACCTTCAGTATGGGTCTTGCCAGCTCCCTACTTCGAACCTTGTTCGGGACTAGCACCAATGCCTTGCGTTCTCCTGGATTTTCGGAAATTGGTTGGCCGCAAGCTCTGAAGGATTTGCCTTTCTTCGGACCAGTATTTTTCCAACAAACTATTTTTGTCTATATCGCCATTTTATCGGTTCCGGTTATCTGGTGGGTATTCTATAAGACAACCTGGGGTTTAAAAATCCGTGCAGTAGGAGAGTATCCTAAAGCAGCGGAAACCATGGGTGTCAATGTAGCTAAAGTTCGTTATTTGGCATTGCTTTTTGCAGGTGCCATGGGAGGACTTTCCGGTGCAGCACTTTCCATTACTGGATTGAATACTTTTATCGACAACATGACAGCAGGTCGTGGCTTTATTGCCTTTGCTTGTATCATTTTCGGTAGATTCCATCCGCTAGGTGCTGGTTTAGGTGCTTTGATGTTTGGTTTAGCACAAGGATTGCAGCTTAGAATTCAAACAGTTGGAATTCCAGTGGCTTATCAGATTCCTATCATGTTCCCATATATACTGACCTTGGTATTGTTGGTAGTAATGGGATCAGGTGCTGTTCCAGCAGCTTGGGGCGTACCTTACTATCCTGATGAAGAGTAG
- a CDS encoding ABC transporter permease: MGDNNKKSLGFASRIQWGSIITPIIGILLGLLVGAIFIWSQGVNPFVAYYYLLEGSILSWASLSGSLVKTVPLALTGLAVLFSYKSEIFNVGAEGQLYLGAIGATIIGINFPGLPMVLHIGLAIAFAGILGAAFAFIPGYLKAYKGINEIVVTMLMNYVALYFLSMIVQGPLKEPDSFFPRSLPMVPSATLPKMFGSHLHVGVLLVIALAVFLAWFFKRTTTGFKMVAAGYNPNALHYAGVNVKYLLTKVMVVSGFIAGTAGAIEIMGVHGRLIENFSVGIGYDAIAVALLANLNPIGTLLSAFFFGALKTGANSMQISTGIPVSFVYMVQAMVILFVVASNEMPRIIKIINKRRLVKKNG, from the coding sequence ATGGGAGACAATAATAAAAAATCTCTTGGATTCGCTTCTCGAATACAGTGGGGTAGTATCATAACCCCAATCATCGGGATTTTGTTAGGCCTATTGGTTGGTGCCATATTCATTTGGTCTCAGGGCGTGAATCCATTTGTAGCATATTACTACCTGCTGGAAGGCTCTATTTTGAGCTGGGCTTCCCTATCAGGTTCTTTGGTGAAGACAGTGCCACTAGCTCTTACCGGCTTGGCCGTACTATTTTCTTATAAATCTGAAATCTTTAACGTTGGTGCGGAAGGTCAATTGTACTTAGGTGCAATTGGAGCTACGATTATCGGAATTAACTTTCCTGGGCTACCAATGGTACTACACATTGGATTGGCTATTGCATTTGCCGGTATCTTGGGAGCAGCGTTCGCTTTTATACCAGGATATTTGAAAGCCTATAAGGGAATCAATGAAATTGTTGTAACCATGCTGATGAACTATGTTGCTCTGTATTTTCTGAGTATGATCGTGCAAGGCCCATTAAAGGAGCCGGATTCATTTTTCCCACGTTCCTTGCCAATGGTTCCTTCGGCGACCTTGCCGAAAATGTTTGGCAGCCACTTGCACGTAGGTGTTCTACTCGTAATAGCGTTGGCGGTTTTCCTAGCTTGGTTCTTTAAAAGAACGACTACCGGTTTTAAAATGGTAGCGGCTGGTTACAATCCCAATGCACTACATTACGCAGGTGTAAATGTGAAATATCTTTTGACCAAAGTTATGGTTGTCTCTGGTTTCATCGCTGGTACTGCTGGTGCTATTGAAATCATGGGTGTCCACGGTCGTTTGATTGAAAACTTCTCAGTTGGTATTGGTTACGATGCCATCGCAGTAGCCCTATTGGCTAACCTGAATCCTATTGGAACCTTGTTATCGGCCTTTTTCTTCGGGGCGTTGAAGACTGGAGCGAACTCCATGCAGATTTCAACGGGTATTCCTGTATCCTTTGTTTACATGGTACAGGCTATGGTAATCCTGTTTGTGGTAGCTTCAAACGAGATGCCGAGGATTATTAAAATCATTAATAAGAGAAGGTTGGTGAAAAAGAATGGGTGA
- a CDS encoding ABC transporter ATP-binding protein — MATVLELEKITKIFPKVIANQDVDLKLEKGEVLALLGENGAGKSTLMNCLYGLYRQDGGKIYVKGKEVEINSSDDAIKLGIGMVHQHFMLVPELTVAENIILGLKSGREPFLNLDAAEKKIQELSDRYNFGIDPKEKVKNLPVGLQQRVEILKVLYREAEILILDEATAVLTPQEVEELFKVVKKLTKEGKSVLIITHKLEEVMELSNCVTVLRDGKVAGCVRTTETNPNELANLMVGRDVLFEFEEKELNMKDVFLEAKNLKVVDKEGITRVNNLSMKVHGGEILGIAGVDGNGQNELAEALTGMITFQEGSVVIKGVEKNKLDVRDVYEQGVSHIPQDRQHTGLVLQMAIKDNLLLTDHYLEPYSKNGIFNKAVVDSHGADMINQYHIKAPDANVPARELSGGNQQKIILARELCREPDILIAVQPSRGLDIGATEFVRQKLIDQRDRGAAVLLVSTELEEILQVADRIAVMYEGEFMGVVKNGDVTIQEIGLMMAGTRRTDMDCPREEE; from the coding sequence TTGGCAACTGTATTGGAATTGGAAAAGATCACCAAGATTTTTCCAAAAGTAATTGCGAATCAGGACGTAGACCTGAAATTGGAGAAGGGTGAAGTTCTAGCGCTTTTAGGAGAAAACGGCGCAGGAAAATCCACCTTGATGAACTGTCTCTATGGTCTGTACCGTCAAGACGGCGGTAAGATCTATGTTAAAGGAAAAGAAGTAGAGATCAACAGCAGTGATGATGCCATTAAACTTGGTATTGGCATGGTGCACCAGCATTTCATGCTTGTTCCTGAGCTTACTGTGGCAGAGAACATCATACTGGGTCTGAAGTCAGGCAGAGAGCCGTTTTTGAATTTGGATGCAGCAGAAAAGAAAATTCAAGAACTATCAGACAGATATAATTTCGGCATTGATCCTAAAGAAAAAGTGAAAAACTTGCCCGTTGGTTTACAACAACGTGTGGAAATTCTTAAGGTATTATATCGTGAGGCAGAGATTCTCATCTTAGATGAGGCAACCGCTGTACTTACACCCCAAGAAGTAGAAGAACTTTTTAAAGTTGTTAAGAAATTAACCAAAGAAGGAAAATCAGTACTGATTATTACCCATAAACTTGAAGAAGTTATGGAATTGTCGAATTGCGTGACAGTTCTAAGAGATGGGAAAGTCGCTGGTTGTGTTCGCACCACGGAAACAAATCCAAATGAACTTGCCAATCTCATGGTTGGTCGGGATGTATTGTTCGAATTTGAAGAAAAAGAATTAAATATGAAGGATGTATTTTTGGAAGCCAAGAACTTGAAAGTGGTTGACAAAGAAGGCATCACTCGTGTGAACAATTTGTCCATGAAAGTTCATGGTGGAGAAATTTTGGGTATTGCTGGTGTTGACGGCAATGGACAGAATGAGTTAGCCGAAGCCTTAACTGGTATGATTACTTTCCAAGAGGGATCAGTAGTCATTAAAGGCGTTGAAAAGAACAAACTTGATGTACGTGATGTATATGAGCAAGGAGTATCTCATATTCCTCAAGACAGACAACATACCGGCCTTGTACTACAAATGGCCATCAAAGACAATTTGCTTTTAACAGATCATTACTTGGAACCATATTCCAAAAACGGTATTTTCAACAAAGCAGTAGTGGATAGTCATGGCGCTGATATGATTAATCAGTATCATATTAAAGCACCAGACGCCAATGTTCCTGCTAGAGAATTATCTGGTGGTAATCAACAGAAAATTATTTTAGCAAGAGAGCTCTGCCGTGAACCGGATATTCTAATCGCAGTTCAACCTTCTAGAGGCTTGGATATCGGAGCTACTGAATTTGTCCGCCAAAAGTTAATTGACCAAAGAGACCGTGGAGCTGCTGTATTGCTTGTTTCTACTGAATTGGAAGAAATACTGCAAGTAGCAGACCGTATCGCTGTTATGTATGAAGGCGAATTCATGGGCGTAGTGAAAAATGGTGATGTTACCATTCAAGAAATTGGTCTGATGATGGCTGGAACTAGACGAACGGATATGGATTGTCCAAGGGAGGAAGAATAA
- a CDS encoding BMP family protein produces MSLKKLLALGLVLIFAIAMVAGCAPAEEEPAAEEPAAEEPAAEDEAPKAALLTSGPINDGGWNSQAYEGLLLIEERDGYEVSYTENVKQDDQVNILRDYARKGYDVIIGHGFEYGDALTTVAAEFPEVKFAQVGGFAGGEQPNLMSGVFRTGELGYVMAVLSAELTESNHIGFVGAMEIPTILDEVDTIQATMASMYPDVEVSVAYTGSWVDIAAGKEAAKAMISQGVDVIIGIGDACDAGAIQACEETEGVWFIGWSGDLNVLSPDLVATSGVQDVAYIIGDMVNKLQAGEEGSANVYGIAEGAQPLGTWAANVPEEAKAKTIAEWEKFASGEYNIENVAEMIGK; encoded by the coding sequence ATGAGTCTGAAAAAATTGCTAGCACTAGGTTTGGTTTTGATTTTTGCAATCGCTATGGTGGCAGGTTGTGCACCTGCAGAGGAAGAACCAGCCGCTGAAGAACCTGCTGCTGAAGAACCCGCTGCTGAGGATGAAGCACCCAAAGCTGCCCTACTGACTTCCGGTCCAATTAACGACGGTGGTTGGAACAGCCAAGCTTACGAAGGTCTGCTTCTTATTGAAGAGCGTGATGGCTACGAAGTAAGCTACACTGAGAACGTGAAACAAGATGACCAAGTAAACATTCTTAGAGACTATGCAAGAAAAGGTTACGATGTAATCATTGGTCATGGTTTCGAGTATGGAGATGCTTTAACTACTGTAGCTGCTGAGTTCCCTGAAGTGAAATTTGCTCAAGTTGGCGGATTTGCTGGTGGAGAACAACCTAACTTGATGTCAGGTGTATTTAGAACTGGCGAGCTAGGTTATGTTATGGCTGTATTGTCTGCAGAACTTACTGAATCCAATCACATTGGTTTCGTAGGCGCTATGGAAATCCCGACCATTTTGGACGAGGTTGACACCATTCAAGCTACTATGGCTTCTATGTATCCTGATGTTGAAGTAAGCGTTGCTTATACCGGTTCATGGGTAGACATCGCTGCTGGTAAAGAAGCTGCAAAAGCTATGATTTCTCAAGGCGTAGACGTAATCATCGGTATTGGTGATGCATGTGACGCTGGTGCTATTCAAGCATGTGAAGAAACTGAAGGCGTATGGTTCATTGGTTGGTCTGGAGACCTGAATGTACTTTCACCTGACTTAGTTGCTACTTCTGGCGTACAAGACGTTGCCTACATCATTGGCGACATGGTTAACAAATTGCAAGCTGGCGAAGAAGGTAGTGCAAACGTTTATGGTATCGCTGAAGGCGCTCAACCCTTAGGTACTTGGGCTGCAAACGTACCAGAAGAAGCAAAAGCTAAAACTATTGCTGAATGGGAAAAATTTGCATCCGGTGAATACAACATCGAAAACGTTGCAGAAATGATTGGTAAATAA
- a CDS encoding alcohol dehydrogenase catalytic domain-containing protein has product MKALYRMSDEPKAFELRDIEEPAIQAGKVKIKVAYSGICGTDVHMYHGAMPLGEPALLGHEFSGTISELGEGVEGFEVGQKVTVEHTYEVCGSCINCRQGKYQLCDQRTAVGFEKPGAFAEYLLVSPEYIHVLPENVSLREGAMTEPLACAVHAVELVNPQAGTKCLVVGPGPIGILVGATLKAYGCRVDIVGTPADKERLEVAKVYGLSVLSPDELETSEKYDLVADCSGAAGGINTALKSVRKGGDFLQVGIAGKPVTIDYDTLLFKELKIQGTFCHNYPTWERSLTLESEGLIDVKPLLSDDRTLDQWEEAFEDLSNQKAMKILFKF; this is encoded by the coding sequence ATGAAAGCGTTATATAGAATGAGCGATGAGCCCAAAGCGTTTGAGCTTAGGGACATAGAGGAACCTGCCATACAAGCTGGCAAGGTAAAAATTAAAGTAGCCTATTCAGGCATCTGTGGTACGGACGTACACATGTATCATGGCGCGATGCCGTTAGGTGAACCGGCATTACTTGGACATGAATTCAGCGGAACCATCTCTGAACTAGGAGAAGGGGTTGAAGGATTTGAAGTAGGACAAAAAGTAACTGTAGAACATACATACGAAGTATGCGGAAGTTGCATTAATTGCCGACAAGGAAAATATCAATTATGTGACCAAAGGACTGCTGTGGGATTCGAAAAGCCAGGTGCTTTTGCTGAATATCTACTAGTGTCCCCAGAATACATTCATGTACTTCCTGAAAATGTAAGTCTCAGAGAAGGTGCAATGACCGAACCACTAGCATGTGCTGTACATGCAGTTGAATTGGTTAACCCTCAAGCAGGCACTAAATGCCTGGTTGTAGGACCTGGACCAATTGGAATTTTAGTTGGTGCAACTCTAAAAGCCTATGGCTGCAGGGTGGATATTGTCGGAACTCCGGCAGATAAAGAGCGTCTTGAAGTAGCGAAAGTCTATGGACTTTCAGTTCTTTCACCAGACGAACTAGAAACTAGCGAGAAGTATGATTTGGTAGCCGATTGTTCAGGCGCTGCCGGTGGAATTAATACAGCTCTAAAATCAGTGAGAAAAGGGGGCGATTTCCTGCAGGTAGGAATTGCCGGTAAGCCCGTAACCATTGATTATGATACATTACTATTCAAGGAATTAAAAATCCAAGGAACGTTCTGCCATAATTATCCAACTTGGGAACGATCACTAACCTTGGAATCTGAGGGTTTAATCGATGTCAAACCACTTCTTTCTGATGATCGCACTTTAGATCAGTGGGAAGAGGCCTTTGAAGACCTTTCTAATCAGAAAGCGATGAAGATTTTATTTAAATTCTAA
- a CDS encoding amidohydrolase — protein MEKKKIDLLVVNTTVVTLDKERRVLYDAAIAVEKGRILEVGDSKLLESKYQADEVLNGLNKTVFPGFVNTHSHLFQGAMKGLGRDKSLFDWLDSSVRFALHETGYEEVYAAAVVGAIENLRSGSTTVLDYHYAHAKERGMDDAVTQAFEDVGIRGILGRAHTKVGKMPEGAACPHVETEQDFFDDVERLQKKYANHNTISLALAPGIIWDLSEEGYRQCRTVADKYKIPITMHVLETEDDNKFAQDVYGLNTIPFLEKTGVLGPDFIAVHCVDMSDEDFDIFKKHDIKVSHNPVSNMILASGVAPIPRMQKEGLTISLATDGSASNDTQDMIEVIKTSALIHKCVLRDPEVMSASEVLEMASLGGAKAIGRQDDLGAIEEGKVADFWLMNPMTSRCVPVADPVAALVYHSTQQNVDSTVVAGKVILKEGKIQTVDEEAALVRLQEVAYKLRERVGLGNTQWNQKIKVGPFQ, from the coding sequence ATGGAAAAGAAAAAGATTGACCTACTAGTCGTAAATACGACAGTAGTTACATTGGATAAAGAACGTCGCGTCCTCTATGATGCTGCGATTGCAGTTGAAAAGGGCCGAATATTGGAAGTAGGAGACAGCAAACTGCTGGAGTCCAAATACCAAGCAGACGAAGTGTTAAACGGTCTTAATAAGACGGTCTTCCCAGGATTTGTGAATACCCACTCTCACCTATTTCAAGGTGCAATGAAGGGGTTGGGACGTGATAAGAGCTTGTTTGATTGGTTGGATAGCTCGGTACGCTTCGCTTTACATGAAACAGGGTATGAGGAAGTCTATGCGGCAGCAGTAGTAGGTGCAATCGAAAACCTACGCTCCGGTTCCACTACCGTGTTGGATTATCACTATGCCCATGCCAAGGAGCGGGGTATGGATGACGCGGTAACCCAGGCTTTTGAGGATGTTGGGATTCGTGGTATTTTAGGTAGAGCTCACACAAAAGTCGGTAAAATGCCGGAAGGCGCAGCCTGTCCACACGTGGAAACGGAACAGGACTTTTTCGATGATGTGGAAAGACTTCAGAAAAAGTACGCAAACCATAACACAATCAGTTTGGCACTAGCTCCTGGCATTATCTGGGATCTTTCGGAAGAAGGATACAGGCAGTGTCGGACAGTAGCAGATAAATACAAAATACCCATCACGATGCATGTGCTTGAAACAGAAGACGACAACAAGTTTGCTCAAGACGTATACGGGCTAAACACGATACCCTTTCTAGAAAAAACAGGGGTGCTAGGTCCGGATTTCATCGCTGTACACTGTGTGGATATGTCTGACGAAGACTTTGATATTTTCAAGAAACACGATATAAAGGTATCGCATAACCCAGTTAGCAACATGATATTGGCTTCTGGTGTTGCACCGATTCCTAGAATGCAAAAAGAAGGCCTTACCATTTCGCTGGCTACAGACGGGAGTGCCTCAAACGATACGCAGGATATGATCGAAGTTATCAAAACTTCTGCTTTAATTCACAAGTGCGTATTAAGAGACCCGGAAGTAATGAGTGCTTCGGAGGTATTGGAAATGGCCTCACTAGGTGGTGCGAAGGCTATTGGACGTCAAGATGACCTGGGAGCTATAGAAGAAGGCAAGGTAGCAGACTTCTGGCTGATGAATCCGATGACCTCGCGTTGTGTGCCGGTTGCTGATCCCGTGGCTGCCTTGGTCTACCACAGTACTCAACAAAATGTAGATAGTACAGTAGTGGCTGGCAAGGTTATCCTTAAAGAAGGAAAGATTCAAACAGTGGATGAGGAAGCAGCCCTTGTAAGACTTCAAGAGGTAGCCTACAAGCTCAGAGAACGTGTAGGATTGGGCAATACACAGTGGAATCAAAAAATCAAAGTAGGACCCTTTCAATAG